In a genomic window of Pseudoliparis swirei isolate HS2019 ecotype Mariana Trench chromosome 20, NWPU_hadal_v1, whole genome shotgun sequence:
- the slc25a15a gene encoding solute carrier family 25 member 15a, which yields MEQCAGCLWCIQSVQSVRKINEHSETAGSRLQHYRRKIMAPHPIIQGIIDFSAGAIGGTACVLSGQPFDTAKVKMQTFPTMYRGFIHCFTSTFRQVGLSGLYKGSTPALIANISENAVLFLSYGLCQDAIRFMSRMDKGAHLSDIQKASAGSLASIFSSIVICPTELVKCRLQAMHEMEATGKITSGQRRTVWSVVKTVLKTNGPLGFYQGLTSTMAREIPGYFCFFGAYELSRSKFAQHMGTDKDGIGYLPLMFSGGFGGACLWLMVYPIDCVKSRIQVYSLTGRQDGFMKTFMGIIRTEGITALYSGLTPTMIRTFPANGALFLSYELSRRFMMEKAGN from the exons ATGGAGCAATGCGCAGGCTGTCTATGGTGCATTCAAAGTGTTCAGAGTGTGAGGAAGATAAACGAACATTCAGAGACCGCGGGGAGTAGGCTACAG CATTATAGAAGAAAAATCATGGCTCCACATCCCATAATCCAGGGAATAATCGACTTCTCGGCTGGAGCAATCG GTGGGACAGCATGTGTGCTGAGTGGTCAGCCGTTTGACACCGCAAAGGTCAAGATGCAGACATTCCCCACCATGTACCGTGGCTTTATCCACTGCTTCACATCGACCTTCAGGCAGGTGGGCCTCAGTGGTCTCTACAAAGGCTCGACCCCGGCCCTCATCGCCAACATCAGTGAGAACGCTGTGCTCTTCTTGAGTTATGGTCTCTGCCAGGATGCTATTCGCTTTATGTCCAGGATGGATAAAGGAGCACATCTCAG CGATATCCAGAAGGCATCTGCGGGCTCTTTAGCCTCCATCTTTTCCTCTATAGTGATATGTCCAACCGAGCTGGTGAAATGTCGCCTGCAGGCCATGCACGAAATGGAAGCAACTGGCAAGATTACCAGTGGACAGAGACG CACAGTGTGGTCAGTAGTGAAGACAGTGTTGAAGACAAACGGCCCACTGGGTTTCTACCAAGGACTGACGTCCACCATGGCCAGGGAGATACCCGGATACTTCTGCTTCTTTGGGGCCTATGAACTGAGTCGGTCTAAATTTGCACAGCACATGGGCACGGACAAGGACGGTATAG GTTATCTTCCACTCATGTTCAGTGGTGGATTTGGGGGAGCTTGTCTGTGGTTGATGGTCTATCCCATAGACTGTGTGAAGTCCAGGATCCAGGTGTATTCATTAACTGGGAGGCAAGACGGCTTCATGAAGACCTTCATGGGTATCATACGTACTGAGG GGATCACTGCTCTGTACTCGGGCCTGACTCCTACCATGATACGCACCTTCCCTGCCAACGGAGCCCTCTTCCTGTCCTATGAGCTGAGTCGCAGGTTCATGATGGAGAAAGCTGGGAACTGA
- the stoml3a gene encoding stomatin (EPB72)-like 3a, whose protein sequence is MISATSSTAKMVTRGTVQINSEDNIQEKNAEGLGCFGWLLVLISLLLIAATFPITLFMCIKIVKEYERAVIFRLGRITDRKPKGPGLFFVLPCTDTFVKVDLRTVSFDIPPQEILTKDSVTVSVDGVVYFRIKCPISSVANVSNVHSSTRLLAQTTLRNVLGTKNLAELLSDREGISLNMQASLDDATDPWGIKVERVEIKDVKLPHQLQRAMAAEAEATREARAKLISAEGEMNASRALKEASLIIAESPSGLQLRYLQTLTSIAGEKNSTIIFPLPIDILQNFMKRE, encoded by the exons ATGATCTCAGCCACGTCCAGCACGGCCAAGATGGTTACACGGGGTACAGTTCAGATCAACAGCGAGGACAATATCCAAG AAAAAAATGCAGAGGGACTGGGATGTTTCGGTTGGCTGTTGGTCCTCATATCCCTTCTCCTTATAGCAGCGACCTTCCCGATCacattatttatgtgtattaAG ATAGTGAAGGAGTACGAGCGAGCCGTCATCTTTAGACTCGGCCGGATCACAGACAGGAAACCTAAAGGACCAG gacTTTTCTTTGTTCTGCCATGTACTGACACCTTTGTGAAAGTGGATCTGAGAACTGTATCCTTTGACATCCCTCCACAAGAG ATCCTAACAAAAGACTCAGTGACGGTGTCTGTGGACGGCGTGGTGTACTTCCGCATAAAGTGCCCCATATCATCTGTGGCCAATGTGTCCAACGTACACTCATCTACACGGCTGCTCGCTCAAACCACCCTGAGGAATGTACTTGGTACCAAAAACCTTGCAGAACTGCTTTCTGACAGAGAGGGCATATCCCTCAATATGCAG GCATCTCTGGATGACGCCACAGATCCATGGGGTATTAAGGTGGAGCGTGTGGAGATTAAGGATGTAAAGTTGCCTCATCAGCTGCAGAGAGCCATGGCAGCAGAGGCAGAAGCTACTCGGGAGGCCAGAGCGAAG CTCATTTCTGCAGAGGGAGAGATGAACGCTTCCAGGGCTCTGAAAGAAGCCTCTCTGATTATTGCTGAGTCACCCTCTGGTCTCCAGCTGCGATACCTGCAGACCCTCACCTCCATTGCAGGAGAGAAGAACTCCACCATCATCTTTCCTCTGCCTATAGATATATTGCAGAATTTTATGAAGAGGGAATAA
- the LOC130210917 gene encoding microtubule-associated tumor suppressor candidate 2-like isoform X2, producing MGHCCCGLHFLPLCFLDQTSESAIVKERELSLELARIRDEVAFSVAHWEQLQREKEELERRFEAELQGLRAQQQRELGVLEERLKTQHVAEAKSLQAQLGAELEELRVRQKEQIEEMGENHESSLMEMETAHDDTLATLQEEHARTVKNLKMAHEQQTKSLGEEFEKIRLSLQDQVDTMTFQNRSLRDRAKRFEEALRRSTDEQIVDALAPYKHIDEDLKSLKEVLEMKNQQIHQQELKISELEIIAEKNVYLEERVQVLQQQNEDLKERIDKNLVVSRQLSEHNANLQVNVEKESNEKKRLSRNNEELLWRLQTGELSPRMSPSSSPLHRPSSGPGSPARPHSYHQ from the exons ATGGGCCACTGCTGCTGTGGGCTCCATTTCCTCCCTCTGTGCTTTCTGGACCAAACG AGCGAGAGTGCCATTGTGAAGGAGAGGGAACTGTCCCTGGAGCTCGCCAGAATCAGGGATGAAGTGG CTTTCAGTGTTGCACACTGGGAGCAACTGCAGCGGGAGAAGGAGGAACTGGAGCGTCGCTTTGAGGCCGAGCTGCAGGGATTGCGGGCTCAGCAGCAGCGGGAGCTGGGAGTGCTGGAGGAGCGGCTGAAGACGCAGCACGTGGCCGAGGCCAAGAGCCTGCAGGCCCAACTAGGAGCCGAGCTGGAGGAGCTTCGGGTCAGACAGaaagagcag ATTGAAGAGATGGGTGAGAACCATGAGTCTTCCTtgatggagatggagacggCTCACGACGACACACTGGCCACGCTGCAGGAGGAGCATGCCCGGACCGTGAAGA ATCTCAAGATGGCCCACGAGCAGCAGACCAAGTCTCTGGGAGAAGAATTTGAAAAGATCAGACTTTCACTGCAG GATCAGGTGGACACGATGACGTTTCAGAATCGTAGCCTCAGAGATCGAGCCAAGCGCTTTGAAGAAGCTCTGCGCAGGAGCACAGACGAGCAAATTGTG GATGCTTTGGCGCCATACAAACACATTGACGAGGACCTGAAAAGTCTGAAAGAAGTTCTGGAGATGAAGAATCAACAAATTCACCAACAGGAACTAAAGATCTCAGAACTAGAGATAATA GCTGAAAAGAATGTGTacctggaggagagagtccAAGTGTTACAGCAGCAAAacgaggacctgaaggagagaATAGACAAGAACCTGGTTGTGTCAAG GCAACTCTCCGAACATAACGCCAACCTGCAGGTCAACGTGGAGAAGGAGAGCAACGAGAAGAAGCGGCTGAGTCGCAATAACGAGGAACTGCTGTGGCGTCTTCAGACAGGCGAGCTGAGTCCTCGTATGTCCcccagctcctcccccctccatcgGCCCTCCTCCGGACCAGGTTCTCCAGCCCGCCCACACTCCTACCATCAATGA
- the LOC130210917 gene encoding microtubule-associated tumor suppressor candidate 2-like isoform X1, whose protein sequence is MGHCCCGLHFLPLCFLDQTSESAIVKERELSLELARIRDEVAFSVAHWEQLQREKEELERRFEAELQGLRAQQQRELGVLEERLKTQHVAEAKSLQAQLGAELEELRVRQKEQIEEMGENHESSLMEMETAHDDTLATLQEEHARTVKNLKMAHEQQTKSLGEEFEKIRLSLQDQVDTMTFQNRSLRDRAKRFEEALRRSTDEQIVDALAPYKHIDEDLKSLKEVLEMKNQQIHQQELKISELEIIQAEKNVYLEERVQVLQQQNEDLKERIDKNLVVSRQLSEHNANLQVNVEKESNEKKRLSRNNEELLWRLQTGELSPRMSPSSSPLHRPSSGPGSPARPHSYHQ, encoded by the exons ATGGGCCACTGCTGCTGTGGGCTCCATTTCCTCCCTCTGTGCTTTCTGGACCAAACG AGCGAGAGTGCCATTGTGAAGGAGAGGGAACTGTCCCTGGAGCTCGCCAGAATCAGGGATGAAGTGG CTTTCAGTGTTGCACACTGGGAGCAACTGCAGCGGGAGAAGGAGGAACTGGAGCGTCGCTTTGAGGCCGAGCTGCAGGGATTGCGGGCTCAGCAGCAGCGGGAGCTGGGAGTGCTGGAGGAGCGGCTGAAGACGCAGCACGTGGCCGAGGCCAAGAGCCTGCAGGCCCAACTAGGAGCCGAGCTGGAGGAGCTTCGGGTCAGACAGaaagagcag ATTGAAGAGATGGGTGAGAACCATGAGTCTTCCTtgatggagatggagacggCTCACGACGACACACTGGCCACGCTGCAGGAGGAGCATGCCCGGACCGTGAAGA ATCTCAAGATGGCCCACGAGCAGCAGACCAAGTCTCTGGGAGAAGAATTTGAAAAGATCAGACTTTCACTGCAG GATCAGGTGGACACGATGACGTTTCAGAATCGTAGCCTCAGAGATCGAGCCAAGCGCTTTGAAGAAGCTCTGCGCAGGAGCACAGACGAGCAAATTGTG GATGCTTTGGCGCCATACAAACACATTGACGAGGACCTGAAAAGTCTGAAAGAAGTTCTGGAGATGAAGAATCAACAAATTCACCAACAGGAACTAAAGATCTCAGAACTAGAGATAATA CAGGCTGAAAAGAATGTGTacctggaggagagagtccAAGTGTTACAGCAGCAAAacgaggacctgaaggagagaATAGACAAGAACCTGGTTGTGTCAAG GCAACTCTCCGAACATAACGCCAACCTGCAGGTCAACGTGGAGAAGGAGAGCAACGAGAAGAAGCGGCTGAGTCGCAATAACGAGGAACTGCTGTGGCGTCTTCAGACAGGCGAGCTGAGTCCTCGTATGTCCcccagctcctcccccctccatcgGCCCTCCTCCGGACCAGGTTCTCCAGCCCGCCCACACTCCTACCATCAATGA